The Actinomycetota bacterium DNA window CTGGTGAAATAAAATGGTTACAAGCATACAAATAAGCGAAGATTTAAAAAAGGTGCTATCCCAAAAGAAACTTTCTGAAAGAGAAACTTACGAAAACGTCATATGGAATTTGCTTGAGGACAATATGGAACTTAGCGAGCAAACAAAAAAAGAGCTTGAGCTTTCAAGAAAAGAAATAAAAGAGGGCAAGACTATAACACTTTCTCAATTAAAAAAAGACCTTGATATAAAATAGAATATGCGGTGATTTTTTTGTATGAAATAATTTTTTCAATAAAAGCAAAAAAACAACTTATAAAACTGGAGAGAAATACCCAGGAAAGAATAATCTCTGCACTTGAAAAAATAAGGATAAGACCTGAAACTTTTGTTACCAAATTAATTGGTGATCAAGGTTACAAACTTAGAGTGGGTGATTATAGGGTTATAATGGATATTGAAAAAAATAGTCTAATTATTCTTGTTATTAAAGTTGGCCATAGAAAAAATATTTATAATATTTAAAAGTTTCTTTACAATCTTAATTAAGGTATAAAAATATCCTCACTAAAGCTCAGCAAAAAAGTTCTGATTCTGTCCGGAATAAATCTCCTTGATTTTAAATCTTGATAATCCTGGAAATGTCATAGCAGGGAAATCATACATTCTCGTTCACTGTTAAAGTATGCTCTAATATATTTTCTTCAGTAGGTATATCTTCACCGTGAGATTTTAAACTTTCAATATATAATCCTATGGCTTCTTCAATTGTTTGGTCATAAGTAACGCAACCAGGAAGAGATGGAACAAATACTGTATATCCGCCTTATGGTTCCTTTTTTAAAAGTGTTTTATAATTTAATATTTTCAATCTTTTACTTTCTTATTGCTAAAGTTTTCAATAATCATAATATGCTATTGTTTCATTTAAAAGTAAAACAGCTAAAGCAATTGACCTGTAGGAAATAGATTTTTATAAAAATGGTTTTCTCTGAACATAATACAGCACTTTTAACTTTGCTTGCTATGCCAAGCCACTTAAGTTCCGGTAAATTATTATCTAAAGATTAAAAAGCAATTACTGTCTTTGCATTTTTTTATTATACGGTTAATTATATCACTCTCAGCTGGGGTGCATTTAAATTCCAGCTGAATCGTTTATAAGGAATGCCTCACAAAAATATAAACTAGCCAGGAAAGGATTCTTGAAAAAGATATTTCTTTAATGTACTATTACAACAAGATTTTTTAATCATACATTGGTTCTTTAAAAATATATTTTAAAACTTTCAGTGAAGTAATTCTTAATAGGGAATCCGGTTAGATTCCGGAGCGATCCCGTCACTGTAATTGGGTGTGTGCCTTTTATTTATAGCCACTGGCAGCCAGTACTGCCGGGAAGGCAAAAGGTAAAGTCCCATAAGTCAGGAGACCTGCTGCAGGTTTTTAATTAATATAAGCGCTCTTCGGGGAAAGAGTGGTTATTTTTTGTTTGTAATGACCTCCTCTTACTCTTAACTACCTCTTGAGCTTATTCTATCTTATATTTATCTATCAGCAAATTCGACAAAAGGAACTTTAAAAAATGCTCTCAGTAACATATTTTACAATTTATGATAGTGATATTATGCCTTTAATTAAAGCTCTTATTGAAATAAAGAAAAAGTTTGGAGAGGTTATTGATATAAACCTTATATCACAGGATATAATGCGAAATCCTGAAGATATGGAGCAGGCCAGGGTAAAAGCAAAAAATAGCAAACTGTTTATAATACATCTTCATGGAGGAGAATCGTCATTTCCATATTATGAAGATTTCTTGAAAATTGCCGGCGACAACAATATAGACACCTGTATTTTTGATGCCGGATATGATGTCAGACCTGACCTTGTAAAAGCATCTACTGTTACCTTTGAAGTATATAAATATATTTTCAAATATATTATATTCAACGGAGAAAAAAACTGTTATAACCTTTTTCTCTATCTTTTAAATCATTACGAAATAAAAAAAACCGTTTATGATGAGCCACATCAACCACCAATTGCAGGTATTTATCACCCACGGTTTAATTATCTGCCAGATCTTAAAACCTATATTAAAGAATATACCGATAGGAATAAGCCAACCATAGGTGTGGTTTTTTACCAAAGGGACTGGGTTACAAAAAACCTTAGCTATATCGACAGAATTATTGAGATTATTGAGAAAAAGGGAGCCAACGTGCTTGCCTGTTTCCAGGCAATCGGAATGAGCTCTGAAGATTCTGACAAAGACATGGGATGGTTTTTTACCAATTATTTTCAATTAGATGGAAAGACCGTTATAAACTGCATGCTTTCTTTTCTTGTTTTTTCATTATGCTCAATAAATAATGGAAGGATGGATAGCCTTGAGTGTATGGAAAGAAACAGCGATGAGAATTTCAAACGCT harbors:
- a CDS encoding type II toxin-antitoxin system RelE/ParE family toxin; this translates as MYEIIFSIKAKKQLIKLERNTQERIISALEKIRIRPETFVTKLIGDQGYKLRVGDYRVIMDIEKNSLIILVIKVGHRKNIYNI